A section of the Citrus sinensis cultivar Valencia sweet orange chromosome 8, DVS_A1.0, whole genome shotgun sequence genome encodes:
- the LOC102621600 gene encoding uncharacterized protein LOC102621600, with protein sequence MEFKDSDKGKQQLQENGEQTNEIERSKIGIIRALLEREDPSAKEVDDLMIRRFLRARDLDIEKASAMLLKYLSWRRDFVPNGLISESEIQNHLAKNILNMQGFDKKGRPILVAFASRHKPSDGTLEDFKRFVVYCLDKICAKMPKGHEKFVYIGDLQGWGYSCSDIRAYLACLSILQDCFPERLGKLYIVHAPKLFMTVWKVVYPYIDDNTKKKIVFVENKNLTSTLLDEIDKSQLPDIYGGKLPLVPIQDC encoded by the exons atggaATTCAAAGACTCTGATAAAGGTAAACAACAATTGCAAGAGAATGGAGAACAAACCAATGAAATTGAGAGAAGCAAAATTGGTATCATCAGAGCTCTTCTTGAAAGAGAAGATCCATCTGCCaag GAAGTTGATGATTTGATGATCCGGAGATTTCTGCGGGCACGTGATCTGGATATAGAGAAGGCTTCTGCCATGTTACTCAAGTACCTAAGCTGGAGGCGAGATTTTGTCCCTAATGGCCTAATCTCAGAATCAGAGATTCAGAATCATCTTGCTAAGAACATATTGAACATGCAAGGTTTTGATAAGAAGGGACGTCCTATACTTGTTGCCTTTGCTAGCAGACACAAGCCCTCTGATGGAACTCTTGAGGATTTTAAGC gtTTTGTAGTCTACTGTCTGGATAAAATATGTGCCAA AATGCCAAAGGGGCATGAAAAGTTTGTGTACATTGGGGATCTTCAAGGATGGGGATACTCCTGCAGTGACATTCGGGCATATTTAGCCTGCCTATCAATCTTGCAG GATTGCTTCCCAGAGAGGCTAGGCAAATTATATATAGTCCATGCGCCTAAACTCTTCATGACTGTGTGGAAGGTTGTGTACCCGTATATTGATGACAATACCAAAAAGAAG ATAGTGTTTGTTGAGAACAAAAACTTGACATCAACTCTGCTTGATGAAATTGATAAGAGCCAGCTTCCGGATATATATGGTGGTAAACTTCCGTTAGTTCCCATTCAAGACTGTTAA
- the LOC102621317 gene encoding cytochrome b-c1 complex subunit Rieske-4, mitochondrial-like → MLRVSGRRLSSLRWNLQQTTSAFLSGNYLNDGGCDAAAAAQSLSRSVNSPLPFSFTSHIPHLIRGLSAEALSLGRDLGLISDLPATVAAVKNPTSKIVYDEHNHERYPPGDASKRAFAYFILTGGRFVYASLIRLLILKFVLSMSASKDVLALASLEVDLSSIEPGTTVTVKWRGKPVFIRRRTEEDIQLANSVDVASLRDPQEDSVRVKNPEWLVVVGVCTHLGCIPLPNAGDFGGWFCPCHGSHYDISGRIRKGPAPFNLEVPMYNFLDENKLLIG, encoded by the exons ATGTTGAGAGTGTCGGGGAGGAGACTCTCATCCTTACGCTGGAACTTGCAGCAGACAACCTCCGCCTTCCTATCTGGGAACTATCTTAATGACGGCGGCTGCGACGCTGCCGCTGCCGCTCAATCTCTCTCCAGATCCGTCAATTCCCCGCTTCCTTTCTCTTTCACTTCCCACATTCCGCATCTCATCAGAG GTTTGTCTGCTGAAGCCCTCAGTCTAGGACGTGATTTGGGTCTGATCTCAGACCTTCCAGCTACTGTGGCAGCTGTGAAGAACCCAACTTCAAAAATTGTCTATGATGAGCACAATCATGAGCGTTATCCACCTGGTGACGCCAGCAAGCGTGCATTTGCTTATTTTATCTTGACAGGTGGCAGGTTTGTGTATGCCTCCTTAATTCGTCTTTTGATCCTCAAGTTTGTTCTTAGCATGTCTGCGAGCAAAGATGTCCTTGCCCTTGCCTCCCTTGAGGTTGACCTATCCAGCATTGAACCCGGGACTACTGTTACAGTCAAGTGGCGTGGGAAGCCAGTTTTCATCAGGCGTCGGACTGAAGAGGATATTCAGTTGGCTAACAGTGTTGATGTAGCGTCACTCCGGGACCCACAGGAAGATTCTGTCAGGGTTAAGAATCCAGAATGGCTTGTCGTTGTTGGTGTGTGCACACATTTGGGGTGCATTCCTTTACCAAATGCTGGTGACTTTGGAGGTTGGTTCTGCCCCTGCCATGGTTCGCACTATGACATATCTGGCAGGATCCGCAAGGGGCCAGCACCATTCAATCTAGAGGTACCCATGTACAATTTCTTGGACGAGAACAAGTTACTGATTGGGTGA